The following proteins are co-located in the Fimbriiglobus ruber genome:
- the rplM gene encoding 50S ribosomal protein L13, translated as MSTFMANAQTVKPKWYVIDATDLVVGRLAVTVSNILRGKHKPEYTPHADTGDFVIIINVEKVKFTGRKWEQKSYQTFSHYAGGQKIIPAKEMRDRKPEEIIRLAVKRMMTKGPMAYKQIKKLKLYKGSSHDHQAQQPVEFKMPKA; from the coding sequence ATGTCGACGTTCATGGCTAATGCCCAGACTGTTAAGCCCAAGTGGTACGTGATCGACGCCACCGACCTCGTGGTCGGCCGGTTAGCCGTGACCGTGTCCAACATTCTGCGCGGTAAGCACAAGCCCGAATACACCCCGCACGCGGATACCGGTGACTTTGTCATCATTATCAACGTGGAAAAGGTGAAGTTTACCGGCCGGAAGTGGGAGCAGAAGAGCTACCAGACCTTCTCGCACTACGCCGGCGGCCAGAAGATCATCCCGGCCAAAGAAATGCGCGACCGGAAGCCGGAAGAAATCATTCGGCTCGCGGTCAAGCGGATGATGACCAAGGGGCCGATGGCGTACAAGCAGATCAAGAAACTGAAGCTGTACAAAGGGTCGAGTCACGACCACCAGGCCCAACAACCGGTCGAATTCAAAATGCCCAAGGCGTAA
- the rpsI gene encoding 30S ribosomal protein S9 translates to MAEKKTFYLGTGRRKTAVARVRLCEGKGKIEINGRTLDNYFTEEKDRGAVLGPLQVTEQFNRVDVIVKVHGGGITGQAGAICQGVARAIKTMFAPPVERKSVTIGGITMVRARRVETKTVPGAVVPTPSVDGAAGEEAGGGMQKKLRDSGYLTRDSRMKERKKYGLRGARRGTQFSKR, encoded by the coding sequence ATGGCCGAGAAGAAGACGTTTTACCTGGGCACCGGCCGGCGGAAAACCGCCGTGGCGCGGGTCCGGTTGTGCGAAGGCAAGGGTAAGATCGAGATCAACGGTCGGACCCTCGATAACTACTTCACGGAAGAGAAAGACCGCGGCGCGGTTCTCGGTCCGCTGCAAGTGACCGAGCAGTTCAACCGCGTTGACGTGATCGTCAAGGTTCACGGCGGCGGCATCACCGGCCAGGCCGGGGCGATCTGCCAGGGCGTCGCCCGGGCGATCAAGACGATGTTCGCCCCGCCCGTCGAGCGGAAGTCGGTCACGATCGGCGGGATCACGATGGTCCGCGCCCGTCGCGTCGAGACGAAGACGGTCCCGGGTGCCGTGGTCCCGACGCCGAGCGTCGACGGGGCTGCCGGCGAAGAAGCCGGTGGCGGGATGCAGAAGAAGCTCCGCGACAGCGGCTACTTGACCCGCGACAGCCGCATGAAAGAGCGGAAGAAGTACGGCCTCCGCGGTGCCCGCCGCGGGACGCAATTCTCGAAGCGTTAA